A region of the Dromaius novaehollandiae isolate bDroNov1 chromosome 33, bDroNov1.hap1, whole genome shotgun sequence genome:
TCCCGCTGTTGTTCGCAGAAGCCCGGGATCCTGGGCGACTCTCCGCTGAGCTCCCTGACGCACGGCGCCCTGGGCTTGCCGAGCGCCCCGGCCCAGCCTGCCGCCCAGCTCCTGGCCGAGCTCCCCTCAGGTAACGGCGCGACGCCCGGCCGCGACGCGGGGTCTGCTCCGAGGCGCCCTGCCTGCggcccctgctctgctcctcctccGGTGTGGGGAAGGGACCGCTGGGCTTGGCGCGGCTTTGAGACGCGGAGGATGTCTCCCCAGGCGCAGCGGTCCCTGTGCCGGGGGGTGGGAAAGCCCCAGGGGACCccctggggtgggtggaggaggTAGCTGGGGCTGGGCTCGTCTGCGCCTCGATGGAGCACAAGGGATGGACGCAGCTCTGGATGAGGCCGTAGCTGCTCTCCGGGGAAGGCGGCTCGTGTGGcgtggaggagagggggagaagggcTGAAAGCCCGGATGGAGCCGGGTGCTGGCGCCCGTGAAGCGGTGCCACCGCTGTTCTTCTCCCCAGGTGGCCCCTTGGCCGGTGACATGGCGCAGGGGCATGTGAAATCACCTATTTTGCCTTCTGGGAACGTGCCCCTGGCACCTTTCCTGGGACCCGTGGGGGTCGATCGCGAGAGCTCCGTGATGGGCGCGCAGgtgccccagctgcccccgccGACGGTGACGCCGCCTGCCCTGCAGGGCCTCACCACCTCCCTCCTGGGATCCGTCATCGGCGGCCTCCAGAAGCCCAAGCAGAGCGAGAACGGGCCTCCCGCCTCCGGGGTGAGAGCGCGGCTCCGTCGGCAGCCGGCCCGCGCTGCCCCTGCCGTGCCGTGGGGCTCTGCGCTGCGGTGAACCGCCGCGGTCCTGCGCTGTAACTTGACGTTGGTTTCCCTTGCTGCCTCTCGAGGTGCAGGCTGATTCCCTTGGCCGTTTTCCTCGCAGGTCTCGCTGCTGGGGGAGCCGCCCAAAGACTTCAAGATCCCGCTCAACCCTTACCTGAACCTGCACAGTCTCCTTCCGGCCAACAGCCTTGGAGGTGGGTGATGGGACGCAGCCGCGCGACCGGAGGGGCGGGGAAAGGGACACGTTAGTGCTGTTGGCTGTCCTGCCCCCTTGTTGCCAGCCGTCCCTCCGGGAATGGCTCCTCCGAGCGGAGAAGGAAATCCTTGGGGCTGTGAATTTCCGTTGCGGTTGCGGAGCCGCCTCTCCCTGGGGGTGaagggcagggagcagcgggcCGTTCCGTTCCGGGCGGATTGGATTGCCTCCTGCAGAGCTGGCTCTGAACTGGACGGAGCCAGCTCCACCCcggcctggcaccctgcctccccGCCGACGGGCAATGCTCTGCTTGTAGGTGGTGCCAGCAAAGCGTTTAATCTGAAGGCCGGAGTGCTCGGAAACGTCTCCAACCCCCGGATTTCACAGTCCGACCCGTTGCTACCCTCCCCTGGGCTGGCAGGAGACAGCTATGCCTTTGACTACCAGCCGGTGggtgtccgtccgtccgtccccccGGCCCTGGAGGTCTGGTGGGGGGAGTCCTCTGGCTCTTGGAGCTGGGGCGGGACGCCGGGGTGGCCCCCCGCCTGCAGTGCCCGACCCCTCTAACCTGTCTGTCTCCTCTCCCGGAAGGACTTGGGATCCCGAATTTATCCCCAGACGAGAGACCACGCCGGGCCCATCCTGGGTGGCTTTGGGCACAGCAGGCACAAGGTAAACCTCCCCGAGCGTTAAGGGGACCTAACCAGCAAAGAGGAGCccaaaggagggaggggaagctaGCGAGAcgctggtgctggtgccggccctgTCTCTAGGGCCCCTGTTGTCCTCGCTTGCAACGTGGAGCCGCTTCTCTTCCAGATCTCATCAGCAGCATCTCCGGGGTTCGAGCGAGGCGCCTTGGGGCCGCCCCTGCCGCCCTTCTACTCAGGGTCTCCCAGTTCGTACTTCACTAGTGGCCTTCAAGCTgggctcaagcagagtcacctcaGCAAGGTGAGGGGAGATCTTCCCACCGGTGTCCCGTGGGCCTGGAAACGCTCCGCCCTGGCGTGGGGAGCGGTCTGGTGGGGCGATCGCCCTGGCCAGAGCCGTGCTGTTAACCGCTGCCCTTCCCTGCTCTTCCAGGCTGTTGGGATGCCGCCGGTGGGCTCTGGAGACAGCATCCTGGGCTTGGGACCAAACAGCCACTCGCACAGCTCCCACTCCAAGGTCAGAGCGGGaccggccgcccccgcgctcgCCGGCGTCTCCCTGCCGCTTCCCCTGGGCTGACCGCCGCGTCTCTCTCTTCCAGACCCCCGTTGGCGGCCAGAAGCGGGCCTTCTCCCACCTGCTGCCTTCGCCCGAGCCCAGCCCCGAGGGCTGCTACGTCGGGCAGCATTCCCAGGGCCTCGGAGGGCATTACGCAGACTCCTACCTGAAGCGGAAGAGGATATTTTAACCCCCCTCCTTGCCGAAGCACTATCTCCCCCTCATCCAACGTGTAAATCTTGTACAAACTTTTTTAAACGTTagtcctttgatttttttttttgaggattttAAAGTGTGATATGAAAGACTTGGCTGCCCTCGCAAGTGGTGGAGCAGAGGTTTAACCCAACGCTTCCCACGCAAGGACGGGCATCTTCTACCCGTGGCTCCTTCCCGAGCGGACGTCCCTGCCTCCGAGGGATGCTCCGCGCGGCAGCGCTCTGCCCTGCCGGTGCCTCCGCGTACCTTCCCCGGCCCTCGGGATCCCTCTGCTCCAGCCGGGGAGCTGGGTCCTCCCGAAGGCCCCCCGCGTCGCCGTGCCTCTCCGGGGGAGCGCCGTGCTCCGAGAGCAGCACCTGGGAGCCGCCTTTCCCGCGCCGGGGCTCCGCAGGGCCGAGGAAGCCGCGCGCTCCCTGCCTTAACCTGCTGCTTCCGGCCAGGAATGTAAgcgcccccggcccctccgcccggGGGGCCGCAGAGGCCGGGCCGAGCTGGGCGTCTTGGCCCCCGGCTCTTCTATACATTTCAgtggtgtgtgtgggtgtgtgtgtgtgtttgtgttgtgattcctttttttttttcttaaagacttAAGACGCTGAGATTTTACACTTTTTTTGGTAATGAAACCTTGTAAGTTGCCTTTTTCATTTcatgcttgtttttatttctttttttttattatttctttttttaaactagctgGAAACGGGGGCTCTGGTCTCTTGTACAGTCAGTGACCCTGCGTCTCTCTCGTCTCTTCATCCTCGGCCCCCGTTTCTTGCCCCAGCGGTTTCCCcgcgggagggaggagggggcctTTTCTTAGACTTCCCCGCGGCCTTTGCGTGGAGCTGGCTGCCTCGCGCCCCGCGCCGAGCCCTGGAGCTGCTTCCCGGCCCCGGGCCGCCGTCCCCTGCCTCCCCGGGCAGGGTTTGCGGTTCCCCTGCGtgttcccttcctcctcctcgcgggTCGCCCTGGTTTTAGAGTCGCTGCCGTGTTTCTGCTGTCGACACTGGTGGTTTTGCTGTAGCTGTCGTGGGCGCGACACCCCCTCCAGCCGGGCACTTCGCCTTCCTCAAGTAAAGCTATATTTATACTGGGCATCATCTCCCCGGCCCCTTCTTTGGACGCGCGCTCAGGCCCCAGAGGCCCCCCCGGTGCCGGCACTGAGactgggggctgccccacggacTCGATGCCCCCCCAGGTGCTGGCAGTGGGACCAGGGGGTGCCCTGTGGGCCCGGTGTCCCCCCAGGTGCCAGCACTGAGGCTGTGGGGTGCCCCACGGGCCTGGGGGGCCAGTGTCCCCCTTCTTGTCCCCTGCAAAGGGGGGGGTCCCTCTTGTCCCCAGCCCAGGGGctccctctttccccctcccatCTGAGGGGGGTCCCTATATGGTGCCCCCCCCATGCCCAGGAAtgggccctggggtgagggagtCCCTGTATCACCCCCCCGAGGGGTCTTGGGTGTCCCCAGctcgctgggggggggggttaatggGGGAGGTTTAATTGCAGCAGTAATTAgggggagggagctgggaggcGGCAGGCGGCGGGACccaggggagcagcagggctttgtCCTGGCCACGCCCCCGTCTCGGCCACGCCCCCGTGtcgcggccgcccggcgcggcgctcacGTGACGGCACGGCACTCACGTGACGCCCGTCATGGCGGCCTCCgtggcggcgcgcggcgggggcgccgtgacgcggcggctgctgcggggggcggcgcggggcctgcgcggggccggcggcggcggcggggccgcggcggagccggacggggacggggccgcggcggagccggcgggcgccgtgtgggtgccggggggcggcggcggcgggagcggcggcgggggcgctgccggggcgcccCGGTGCTGACTCCCcctccccggtgtcccccccctgCCAGGGTGAACGTGGTGTTCGTGGACCGCGCGGGCCGCCGCGTCCCGGTGCGCGGCCGCGTCGGGGACAACGTGCTGCACCTGGCGCAGCGGCACGGGCTGGAGCTGGAGGGTCGGTACCGGCACCGGGACCGGGACAGGGGGGCGGGactgggggggacagggacaggccgGGATCGGGACCGGGGGGTGTGACCGGGTCGGGACTGGGGCTGGGGAGGATGTGGCCGGGttgggaccgggaccgggaccggcaccgAGGAGGGATCAGCCAGGGCGGGACCGGGTTTGGGGCAGCGATGTGGCTGTTTTGGAACCAGAACCGGGACCGGGAGGGACGTGGCTGGGTCGGGACCGGGATTAGGGGGAGACACGGCCAGGTCGGGACTGGGACTGGGGATGCGGCTGGGTCGGGGttgggaccgggaccgggaccaggaccaggaccgGGGGGACGTGGCCGGGTCGGGACCAGGATCGGGACTGGGGACTGCggccagcccagggcagggcctgggggggggacgggggtcGCGGGGAATGGGGGTCGCAGGGGACGGGGGTCGCAGGGGACGGGGGCCGCGGGGGACGGGGGCCGCGGGGGACGGGTGCTGTGGGGGACGGGGGTCTCCGGCGCTGAGCAGGACGCGGGGCCCAGGCGCCTGCGAGGCCTCGCTGGCCTGTTCCACCTGCCACGTCTATGTCAGCCAGACCCACCTGGAccggctcccggcccccgacgAGCGGTaaccgcccccgcccccccggccacGCCGCGACCCgcacgtccccccccccgcgggccctGCTCTCCCCCGGGGCCCCGACAaccctgccacgggcccagggacccccggggacccgccagccccatagggacccccatcACCCCCTGGGACCCCTGTCACCCCCCAGGGACCTGCCAGCCCCACACAGACCCTCatcacccccagggacccctgtcACCCCCTGGGGACCCTCCAGCCACACACGGACCCCCATCATCCCCAGGGACCTGCCAGCCCCACACAGACCCCTGTCACCCCCTGGGACCCCTGTCACCCCCAGGGACTCTCCAGCCCCACCATGGACCCCTGTCACCCCCCACAGATCCTTCAGCCCCCCACGGACCCCCGTCACCCCCAGGGACCTGCCAGCCCCACACAGACCCTTGTCATCCCTAGGGACCCCTGTCACCCCCCAGGGACACACTAGCCCCACCCGGACCCCTGTCACCCCAGCAACCCCTGCCACCTCCTGGGACCCGccagccccacagggaccccTGCCACCTCCTGGGGCCCGCCAGCCCCACGTGGACCCCCGGGCCCCCACAGGCCCCGCGCTCCCTGGCCGGGCTgctgcggccccccgcgcccctccgcgccgcccgctGACGCCGGCTCTGGCCAGGGAGGACGATCTGCTGGACATGGCGCCGCTGCTGCAGGAGAACTCGCGCCTGGGCTGCCAGATCGTGCTGACGCCGGAGCTGGAGGGGGCCGAGTTCACCCTCCCCAAGGTCACCCGCAACTTCTACGTGGACGGCCACGTCCCCAAGCCCCACTGACGGGGGGCAGGGGCcggcccgcgccggggggccggatCCCCCCAGCCGCGAAGAGgacgccgccggcccggccgcgccggagGGGACGGGCAGCGGGACGGTGGcaccgggcgccggcggggcccctCGGCCCAGGAAGGGTCCCTGCGGCCCCCTCGCTCCCTCCGGGCTTTGCGACTCCGCTGTTGGATTTGGGACTGGCCGGGTGCCGCGtccggcggcggagcggggtcGCGTCTGCCGCCTCGCAGCTCGTTGGCAATAAAACTCCGAATGACCGACGGTTTCCCCCtgtgccggcggcggggagcggggcacCGGGAGCGGGCACGGCATCCGGGGACGGAGCACTGGGAGCGGGGACAGGGCTCAGGGACGGGATCCGTGGTGGGGATTTGTGACGGGGTTCAGGGATGGGGTTCACGGGTGGGATTTGGGGGTGGGGTTCAGGGATAAGGAGTGTTCCTGCCCCATCCCCGGGGGTTCCCTGCCCCATAGCAGATCCTGCCCCATCTCTGGGAGTTCCCTGCCCCACGCCGGGTCCTGCCCCATCCCGGGGGGTTCCCTGCCCCACGccggctcctgccccggcccgaGGGGTTTCCCCCCCTCgaggggccccggtgtccgggggggagggagcccggcccgcccccccccgcgcaggtGCTGCTGCTTtagccggggcggcgccggggcggtgccggtgccggtgccggtggggGTGCGAGGCCGGTGCCGGTTCGGCGGTGCCGGGCCCATGGCGGAGCAGCTCTTCCTCGAGGGGCAGCTCCCCGACTTCTCCCTGCTCCAGCGGCTGCTCTGCCTCGAGCCCGAGCCCTGCGGGTCGCTGCtgccgcccggcagccccgggggcgacgccgccgccgccgccaggtgccacgggggggggagccgggaccgggggggggagccgggaccggggggagccgggggcatCGGCACCGGGGCAGGGGGACCTGGGGTTACCGGCCCCGGGGGGTCCCGGAGCGGCCCCGGTTCCCCGCCCTGACGGATCCTGCCCGGCGCAGTGGGGCCGCGGAgctgcccccgggacccccggcccccgccgggctCGGCCTCACCTTCCTGCAGGAGTCGGCGCGGCTGCtggacccccccgcgccgccccccgagGGGCCCCCCGGGCCTGACGAGCCGCCTCCCTCCGGCAGCCCCGGACCCTCCGGCAGCCCCGGACCCTCCGGCCCCGACGCCCTGAGCCTCATCAGCCTCCAGTGCCGGCACCTGGCCGGCGGCCCGGGGCGCCGACGGCCCCGCAAgcaggcggccccgcggcggggggccgaGCCCCGCGACCCCGCTTTCCGGGGGGTGACGCTGCGCCTGCGCCTGCGcctctgcccccgcagccccgacGGCTACCGGCTCCTCATCACCGCCCGCGACGGCAGGTACCGGGCCCCCGGCACGCGGATGCGCCCGACATCCCCTGGACCGCAGCGTGCGTCTGTCCGGGCACCCCTGGGCACCCGGCTGCACCGTCTGTCTGTCCGGgtgcacccccagcacccccgggctGCAGCGTCCATCTGTCCATCCCGACGCCCCCCCGGCTGCACCGTGCACCCTCCCGGCGCCGCGTCCGCGTCCCGCCGCAGGGGATGCCGGAGGGCGGGAGAGGGGCGGCAGGATAACCCCGATCGGACGTCGGGGGCCTCGGCCGCcaacggggacggggacggggacggcgtcGTGGTGGGACGGGCACCGGCCGGCACGCTGGGAAAAGCCCTCCCTGCGCTGTCGGGATCCGGCATCCTGGCAAAGCTCAGCTAATCCCGCCGATCCGCAGCGAGGCCGGCTGGAAACGGAGCCAGGACGGCAGCGCCGGTGGCGCCTTCACCGGGGAGCTCGGGGCGGCCAGCAGCTCCGACGAGGACTCACCCCTCGCACGGAGTAAGGATGGGGatcagggatggggatgggatgggatgggatcaGGGGTGGGGATGGGACGGGGATGGGACGGGGATGGGATgcgatggggatggggacaggctgggatggggctggagctggagccagagcTGGAGCCCCGCGTGGCTGCGGCATCCCGCTCGGCTCGGCCCCGGCTCGGTGGGAGAGGCGGGTTTGCAGGCTTTCCGCAGCGGCGTTCCCACCGCCGTCCCTCCGCAGGGAGCCGGCGCTGCGCCTCCTGCAAGACCCGTCGGACGCCGCTGTGGCGGATCGCCGAGGCCGGGACGCGGCTCTGCAACGCCTGCGGCATCCGGTGAGCCCGGCGCCGCGCGGGAGCTGCCCGGGCGCTTTCCCGGTGGGAACGGCGCCCTCGGGGCCTCGCCGCCCTGACGCCCTCCGCCCTGCTCCCCAGGTACAAGAAGTACCGGCtgcgctgctggcgctgctggaaTATTCCCCGGCGGAGCAGGAAGCCGTGCTCACGCTGCTCCAACTGCGGGGAGGCGCTGCGGCCGCCGGGAGCCCAGCCGAGGAGCGGGAGGAGGTGATTCCAGCGGAAAACGGAGCCGGAGACCCGGCGCCGCTCCTCCTTTCCCCCCGCCGCTTCCCGAGCAGCGGCAGCGCTCCGGAGCAGGCGCCTGGCCGCCCTCGTCTCCCGGCTCTTCCCGTGGCCGGAGCGGCGTGCAGCGCCCCGGGGCCCGTTCCCTGCGGGACTGCGCCCCGAGCACCGGGATCGCGGCACGACGGGCCGGGAAGGGGCGGATAAACGGGAGCACGGGGAAAAGCCGTGGCCATTCCCGAGGGCAGGGGGATGGGAAAAGGCTGcgctgcagcagggctgagggTCTTCCAGCACCTGGAGCAGGGAGCAAGACCAGGACCCCCGGAGCCCCCGGGAGCTGCCAGCCTGGCCGGGAGGCTCCTGTCCAGTCCTGGCTCTCGCGGGTAGGcgagcccggacacctgggcccctcggtgctggggaagggggagaggggagcccGGACACCTGGGGATCCCCTAAACCTGCTCCGACACGGATTCTGCTCCTATCCTTTTAATGAAGCTCCAGTGACGGGGGGGGGCCCCAGTGCGGCTGCCCCCAAACCGGCCCCAGCGCTCGGCACCGCTGAGgatcccatccccgtccccgcaCCCGGTGCGCCGGCCACCGCCCGCACGCGCGGGATCCCGGGGGGCTCCGGGCTGGATCCCCTGGCAGCCGGCAGCTCCGTGCtggagccgcagccgcagcccccgctcACCTCCCTGCTGCCCATGGGGAGCCCCTGCTCTGGGCTCCCCTTCCCCAGCGCCATTCCCGCTCCCCGTATGGCTCCCGGCGCGGAGCAGACACCGACCGACGGGCTCCGCGGCACCGAGGCTTTTCTGCCGGCTGGATGCAGCCAAGGGAGCTGCTCCGGGAGCCGGTTCACCCTGTGCGGCCCCGCTGCGGCTTGGCACCATCCCGTCTCCGTCGCCCCAGCGCTTTGCGCCACGCGGCCACGCCGGGAGCTGGGCCGGAGCCGGAACCCCCTGGGCCCttcccacccggacgcctgggccctacccTGAGTCCTTCCCCGCCTCCGTGGGACAGCGTATCCCGggggggtgctgctggggggggtcAGTCCCAGGTGACCCTGCGGCCCCCGCtacggcccggccgccggtgccGATCCGTTGGGAGCAGCCGCCTCCGGCGAGCGCCCGACCATGGGCTGCATCTCCATCTGCCGCTGCCTCTCCTGCAGCTTGTACCGGCGGATCTTCTTCTTGTGGTGGTAGAAGCCGTAGCCGACCCCGGCGGCGCACGCGAAGGCCAGCAcagccacggtcaccagcacggCCGGCAGCACAGGGAATTCGTAGTCTGCaggagagcggggggggggggggtcagtggggCTGCCCAGTGCATCCCGCCCCATTGCATCCTGCCCCAGTGTGTCACACCTGCATCCTGCCCCGGTGCATCTTGCTCACATCCTGCCCCAGCGCATCCCACCTGCATCCATCCCCAGTGCATCCCACCCCCATTGCATCCCGCCCCACTGCATCCAGCCCCAGTGTGTTACCTGTATCCTGCCCTAGGTGCATCTCACTCACATCCTGCCCCAGCACATCCCACCTGCATCCCGCCCCGGTGCATCCCACCCTGGTGCATCCCACcccactgcatcccagcccaTTGCATCCTTCCCCAGCGCATCCCACCTGCATCCTACCCCGGTGCATCCCGCCCCATTGCATCCCAGCCCATTGCAGCCTTCCCCAGTGCATCCCACCTGCATCCTGCCCCGGTGCATCTCGCCCACATCCCGCCCCAGTGCATCCCACCTGCATCCCGCCCCGGTGCATCCCGCCCTGGTGCAtcccccccgcatcccccccaGCACatcccgccgcgccgggctccggcGGCACTCACACTCCACCAGCACCTCCACGGTGCGCCTGGCGTCGCCCAGCCGGTTGGCGGCccggcagcggtaggtgccggcGTGGGCCCGCGCCGCCGGCTGCGGCTGCGCCACGGGGAAGGGCCGCCCGTCGCGGGCGCACTCCACGTGGGGCGGCGGGTTGCCGCGGGCCGAGCAGCgcagcgccgcctcccgcccctccgtccaggtctgctgctgggggcagcccgCCTCGTCCATGCGGGGCCCGTCTGCCGGCAGAGGGGGGGGGTCAGCGCTCCCGGGGCAAACCCAGCGCCACCTCCACCCTGGGCCCGGGTGTCCGGGCCCCCCGTcccctccaggggcccaggcgtccggccccacTCACAGAAGACGCTGAGCTTGGCCGGGGCCGATTTCTTCTGCAGCGTCTGATTGCCCACGGGCAGCTCAGCTTCGCAGACGAACTCCAGCCCGTCGTCTTCCTCGTGGGCCGTCAGGTTCAGGAGGACGTGGCCCTccgtcccggacacctgggccccgtgGCTGCTGCGGAGCCACAGCTGCAGCCCCGGCGGCTGGCTGGGTGCCGTGGAGCACTCGACGGCCACCGGCTCGTGCAGGGAGGCGTTGGGCTCGCTGATGGCCAGGTACGGGTCCGGGAAGCCTGCGGCGGGCGGGAGCACCGTCGTCCCGTCCCACCGGCACGCCAGATGTGGCTCCCGCTCCGGATCCCCGGCGCTGCATCCCACCAGTCCCGGTTCCCACCCCGGCTCACTGGCATCACATCCCACCGCCCTTGGCTCCCGCCCCGGCTTGCTGGTGCTGCatcccactgccccagctcccgCTCTGGCTCCCCATCACTGCATCCCACCGCCCTCGGCTCCCGCTCTGGCTCCCCATCACTGCATCCCGCCGCCCTCGGCTCCCGCTCTGGCTCCCCAGCACCGCATCCCACCGCCCTCGGCTCCCGCTCTGGCTCCCCATCACTGCATCCCACTGCCCTCGGCTCCCGCTCTGGCTCCCCATCACTGCatcccactgccccagctcccacTCTGGCTCCCCATCACTGCATCCCACTGCCCTCGGCTCCCGCTCTCACTCCCCATCACTGCatcccactgccccagctcccgCTCTGGCTCCCCATCACTGCATCCCACTGCCCTTGGCTCCCGCTCTGGCTCCCCATCACTGCATCCCGCTGCCCTCAGCTCCCGCTCTGGCTCCCTGGAGCTGCATCCCGCCGCCCTCGGCTCCTGCTCTGGCTCCCCAGTGCCACATCCCGCTGCCCTCGGCTCCTGCTCTGGCTCCCCAGTGCCACATCCCGCCGCCCTCGGCTCCTGCTCCGGCTCCCCAGTGCCGCATCCCTCCGCCCTCGGCTCCTGCTCCGGCTCCCCAGTGCCGCATCCCAGCGCCCTCGGCTCCTGCTCCGGCTCCCCAGTGCCGCATCCCGCCGGCCCCAGCTCCCGCGGGGGGCCCGACCCTGCCTTTCCCCGGCAGCCGGCGGCTCCGGAGGCCGGGAGCGGTGCCGGGCACTCACGGTAGGCCATGAGGGTGAGGGCGGCCGTCTTCCTCTGGCCGAAGCAGGTGAAGTAGCAGAGGAGCCGCGCGCGGGGCTCGGTGACGTTGTGCAGCCGCACCGCCAGCCAGCCGGGGCCCTGCTCCAGGCTCCCCTTGGCCAGCGAGGTCTCCAGGCcgccggccgcctccgccgccgggCACGTGGTGGAGCAGTTGACCAGGGCGGCTTCGCCGTAGGGCACCGTCTCCGGCCCCGCCACCACCACCGCGAAGGAgctgccggcggctcccggcgctgcgcGGCCTGCGGGGAGGCGTCAGGGCGTGGGGCCGGGgtgcacggcgcggcacggcgcgggtGGGACACGCGGCACGGACCCGACAGCTGGCTGGGACCCATGGCACATCCCGACGGAGCCGGGCTGGGACACAGCACGGTCCCGATGGAGCTGGGTCGGGATGCATGGCATGGACCCgccggagcagggctggggcacgTGGCACGGACCCGACGGAGCTGGGTCGGGATGCATGGCATGTCCCAAGGAGCCGGGCTGCAGTGCATGGCCCTGACCCTAGGGAACCGAGCAGGGATGCATGGCCTGTTCCTGGGGAGCCGGGATGGGGTGCACGGCCCTGACCCGACGGAGCTGAGCAGGGATGCACGGCCTTTTCCTGGGGAGGGGAGCCGGGATGGGGCACACGGCCCCGACCCGACGGAGCCGAGCCGGGACGCATGGTGCAATGCCAAGGGAGCCAGGCGAGGACAAGTGGCCCATCCCTGGGAAGCGTCTGGGCTGCATCGCTTGGCTCCCAGTGGATCTGGGACGTGCGTCCCCAACCTGACGGATCCGGGACACGGGATCCCGACCCGGTGGATCCTGGCACGCATCCCGGCCCGACGCATCCGGCACTCACCGAACAAGGCCAGGAGCATCGTGGCGAGGGGCAGGGCcaggcggccgcgccggggcatCGCTGCGGCAGGGCGGGAGGCGacgccgggacgggacgggagcgGGGCTGGCTCAGGGTATCCCGCGCCTCCCGGCTCCGGCCTCGCTCCCCTGGACGCAGTGGCAGGCAAATGGCGCCGGGGCCGCCAGGAAGGAAGTGGGGTTggcagctgccccggccccggcgcgcatGCTCGGCGCGGGAGCCCGCCAGCTCTGTGCAGCCCACCGGCACCAGGGAGCCACCGGCTCCGgggatccccccccccggctctgggGATCCCCCCGGCACTGGGGATCCCCCCGGCACTGGGGATCCCCCCGGCACCGGAGATTCCAGCGGCTCTAGGGGTTCCCAGTGGATTTGGGGATCTCCCTGGCACCACAGATCCCACCAGCACTGGGGATCCTGGTGGATCTGGGGATCCTGCTGGCACTGGGGATCCCACTGGCATCGGGGATACCCCCAGCACCACGGATCCTGCCGGCACCGGGGATCCCACTGGCCTTGACCCAGACACGGCTCCGTGTCACCGCCGGGGCactcccagccctgctggagcagcatcCGGACCCGCTCCCGGGCAGGACGCAGCTCTGATCCCCCGGGATTCATCCCCAAACCCCCATCCCAGGAGCAGCCCCGGCGCGAAAGGCTCTCGGGTGGGA
Encoded here:
- the ZGLP1 gene encoding GATA-type zinc finger protein 1; translation: MAEQLFLEGQLPDFSLLQRLLCLEPEPCGSLLPPGSPGGDAAAAASGAAELPPGPPAPAGLGLTFLQESARLLDPPAPPPEGPPGPDEPPPSGSPGPSGSPGPSGPDALSLISLQCRHLAGGPGRRRPRKQAAPRRGAEPRDPAFRGVTLRLRLRLCPRSPDGYRLLITARDGSEAGWKRSQDGSAGGAFTGELGAASSSDEDSPLARRSRRCASCKTRRTPLWRIAEAGTRLCNACGIRYKKYRLRCWRCWNIPRRSRKPCSRCSNCGEALRPPGAQPRSGRR
- the FDX2 gene encoding ferredoxin-2, mitochondrial isoform X1, which gives rise to MAASVAARGGGAVTRRLLRGAARGLRGAGGGGGAAAEPDGDGAAAEPAGAVVNVVFVDRAGRRVPVRGRVGDNVLHLAQRHGLELEARPTWTGSRPPTSGPALPGRAAAAPRAPPRRPLTPALAREDDLLDMAPLLQENSRLGCQIVLTPELEGAEFTLPKVTRNFYVDGHVPKPH
- the FDX2 gene encoding ferredoxin-2, mitochondrial isoform X2 produces the protein MAASVAARGGGAVTRRLLRGAARGLRGAGGGGGAAAEPDGDGAAAEPAGAVVNVVFVDRAGRRVPVRGRVGDNVLHLAQRHGLELEGACEASLACSTCHVYVSQTHLDRLPAPDEREDDLLDMAPLLQENSRLGCQIVLTPELEGAEFTLPKVTRNFYVDGHVPKPH